In Eubalaena glacialis isolate mEubGla1 chromosome 4, mEubGla1.1.hap2.+ XY, whole genome shotgun sequence, one DNA window encodes the following:
- the LOC133090570 gene encoding uncharacterized protein LOC133090570 — protein MLGSVGRGYSVALLLRGRETEAPRLVPRLLQMLFEEALPLRGSDAVLSTLSLVQLSTSGRTRDLLAPGTENLSVLDVAPLGLVVENASEVEVSDSRAASELYLQAAGGEGRDCPLLQVLAGKVVGEEVEGSLPWIVSCLLEGNNYSGLLLRLDPQGSSLSLLQAALLGAAGRRMKVRQVRPTLWDAVEEARARRAGLKSLRSGLLGDALTDSGLGQLGRALRELQVVKAWSQRSGSWMLKAVKTEATGLPEPQVTNSTASPSPGLQEEPQVEGRTASIGPDLHQMHPLRESEEQAPQAPDVALQFFLAQAQRQRLREQHQIWIQEELKHLEQEEEVVAGDQVKGLVAEEVSEERQRWHREWTGLRLQLEALQAERDTAEQDLTALYDLHVQAARAWTCHTLQVFRAWRGLWEEQAMAAEHHYRSLLAGILQDTINLATQNQELQAQSQRLQQTRLGAGMLDPGPEEKCGDQESFRGSFLSPHS, from the exons ATGCTGGGCTCGGTGGGCCGAGGGTACAGTGTGGCCCTGCTGCTTCGGGGTCGAGAAACAGAGGCACCCCGGCTTGTGCCTCGG CTGCTGCAGATGCTGTTTGAAGAAGCTCTgcccctcaggggctctgatgccgtGCTTAGTACTCTTAGCTTGGTGCAG CTCAGCACCAGTGGGAGGACTCGGGACCTGCTTGCTCCAGGGACAGAGAACCTGTCGGTGCTGGATGTGGCCCCTCTGGGCTT ggTGGTAGAAAATGCCAGTGAAGTGGAGGTGTCTGACTCAAGAGCTGCCTCAGAGCTGTACTTGCAGGCTGCAGGTGGTGAAGGCAG AGACTGTCCCTTGCTGCAGGTGTTGGCTGGTAAAGTTGTTGGTGAGGAGGTGGAGGGCTCTCTGCCCTGGATTGTCTCATGTCTCCTGGAAGGAAACAACTACAGTGGCCTTCTTCTTCGCCTGGACCCTCAAG GCAGCTCCCTGAGCTTGCTCCAGGCTGCTCTGTTGGGGGCCGCAGGAAGGAGGATGAAGGTGAGACAGGTGAGGCCCACCCTCTGGGATGCAGTAGAAGAGGCCCGGGCCCGGCGGGCTGGACTGAAGAGCCTGCGTTCAGGCCTCCTCGGGGACGCCCTGACAGATAGTGGGCTCGGCCAGCTGGGCAGGGCACTGCGGGAGTTGCAG GTGGTAAAAGCCTGGAGCCAGCGCTCAGGAAGCTGGATGCTCAAAGCAGTCAAAACTGAGGCTACGGGGCTCCCAGAACCACAG GTGACAAATTCAACAGCaagccccagcccaggcctccaGGAAGAGCCTCAAG TGGAAGGAAGAACAGCATCTATAGGACCTGATCTCCACCAAATGCACCCTCTCAGGGAGTCTGAGGAACAG GCCCCGCAGGCCCCGGATGTGGCCCTGCAGTTCTTCCTGGCTCAGGCCCAGAGGCAGAGACTGCGAGAACAGCACCAAATTTGGATCCAAGAGGAACTGAAGCATTTGGAACAAGAGGAAGAGGTGGTGGCAGGGGACCAGGTCAAAGGCCTGGTGGCTGAAGAG GTTTCCGAGGAGAGGCAGAGATGGCACCGGGAGTGGACAGGGCTAAGACTCCAGCTGGAGGCCCTTCAGGCAGAACGGGACACGGCGGAGCAGGACCTGACAGCCCTCTATGACCTGCACGTGCAGGCTGCCCGGGCTTGGACGTGCCATACGCTGCAG GTATTCCGAGCCTGGCGGGGGCTGTGGGAGGAACAGGCCATGGCTGCAGAGCATCACTATCGCAGCCTGCTGGCTGGCATCCTGCAAGACACCATCAACCTGGCCACGCAGAACCAGGAGCTCCAAGCCCAGAGCCAGCGACTTCAGCAGACTAGGCTGGGTGCAGGCATGCTGGATCCCGGCCCTGAGGAGAAATGTGGGGATCAGGAATCCTTCAGGGGCAGTTTCCTCTCTCCTCATTCGTAA